One Streptomyces fagopyri DNA window includes the following coding sequences:
- a CDS encoding arsenic transporter — MNTPLAETLSVVLLAAVLVCAVVRPFGWPEAVVAVPAALLVMATGAISWGHAREEAAHLGPVIGFLAAVLVLARFCDDEGLFHACGAWMARWAAGRPRRLLTAVFALASAITAVLSLDATIVLLTPVVFATAARMGARPKPHVYACTHLSNTASLLLPVSNLTNLLAFTASGLSFTRFAALMVLPWLVAIGAEYVVFRRFFARDLAAAAPQPTLDAPPELPLFALVTVGCTLAGFVVASAVGIDPAWSAAAGALVLAVRAMVRGRATVLTVVRATAPAFLAFVLALGVVVRAVVDNGLSDALGRILPDGSGLPALLGIAALAAVLANLINNLPAVLVLLPLAATSGSGAVLAVLLGVNIGPNLTYAGSLATLLWRRIVHEHEHGVDLKEFTRLGLIAVPAALVPAVLALWTSLHVIGG; from the coding sequence CTGAACACCCCGCTCGCCGAAACACTGTCCGTCGTGCTGCTCGCCGCCGTGCTCGTCTGCGCGGTGGTGCGGCCGTTCGGCTGGCCCGAGGCGGTCGTCGCGGTGCCCGCCGCCCTGCTGGTGATGGCCACCGGCGCGATCTCCTGGGGGCATGCCCGCGAGGAGGCCGCGCACCTGGGTCCCGTGATCGGCTTCCTGGCGGCCGTACTGGTCCTCGCCCGGTTCTGTGACGACGAGGGGCTCTTCCACGCGTGCGGCGCCTGGATGGCGCGCTGGGCGGCGGGCCGGCCCCGGCGTCTGCTCACCGCGGTCTTCGCGCTCGCCTCCGCGATCACCGCGGTGCTCAGCCTCGACGCCACCATCGTGCTGCTCACGCCCGTCGTCTTCGCCACCGCGGCCCGGATGGGCGCCCGCCCCAAACCGCACGTGTACGCCTGCACCCATCTGTCGAACACGGCCTCGCTGCTGCTCCCGGTCTCCAACCTCACCAACCTGCTGGCCTTCACCGCGAGCGGACTGAGCTTCACCCGGTTCGCCGCGCTGATGGTCCTTCCGTGGCTGGTCGCGATCGGCGCCGAGTACGTCGTCTTCCGGCGTTTCTTCGCCCGCGACCTGGCGGCCGCCGCTCCGCAGCCCACCCTCGACGCGCCGCCGGAGCTTCCGCTCTTCGCGCTGGTCACGGTGGGATGCACCCTGGCCGGGTTCGTCGTCGCCTCCGCGGTCGGGATCGATCCGGCGTGGTCGGCGGCGGCCGGGGCGCTGGTGCTCGCCGTCCGGGCGATGGTGCGCGGGCGCGCCACCGTGCTGACCGTCGTCCGGGCCACCGCTCCGGCCTTCCTGGCCTTCGTCCTCGCCCTGGGCGTCGTCGTGCGGGCGGTGGTCGACAACGGACTCTCCGACGCCCTGGGCCGGATCCTGCCGGACGGCAGCGGGCTGCCCGCGCTGCTCGGGATCGCCGCGCTCGCCGCCGTCCTGGCCAATCTGATCAACAACCTGCCCGCGGTCCTGGTGCTGCTGCCGCTCGCCGCCACGTCCGGTTCCGGCGCGGTACTGGCGGTGCTGCTCGGCGTCAACATCGGACCCAACCTCACCTACGCCGGTTCCCTGGCGACCCTGCTGTGGCGGCGTATCGTCCACGAACACGAACACGGCGTCGACCTCAAGGAGTTCACCCGGCTCGGCCTGATCGCCGTGCCGGCCGCGCTGGTCCCCGCCGTACTGGCACTGTGGACCTCGCTCCACGTCATCGGAGGCTGA
- a CDS encoding universal stress protein codes for MRVIVWLVEGTWPACVDAVREHAPRATEVVLLHVSEPGVAGLAHGAFAGLLGRGHRERDPEVLLEGLGASSAVQLLDAAAERLGRPCERLERAGRAERQVVAAADGADLLVLARDGDRARLGPHSLGPAGRFVVDHAPCPVLLVWPESAPDVTTLPPPPPHHP; via the coding sequence ATGCGGGTGATCGTCTGGCTCGTCGAAGGGACCTGGCCGGCGTGTGTGGACGCGGTGCGCGAGCACGCGCCGCGCGCGACGGAGGTCGTTCTGCTGCACGTCAGCGAGCCGGGGGTGGCCGGGCTGGCGCACGGCGCCTTCGCCGGACTGCTCGGCCGGGGGCACCGGGAGCGCGATCCCGAAGTGCTGCTGGAGGGCCTCGGCGCCTCCTCGGCCGTACAGCTGCTCGACGCGGCGGCCGAGCGGCTCGGCCGGCCCTGCGAACGTCTGGAGCGCGCCGGCCGCGCCGAACGCCAGGTGGTCGCCGCCGCCGACGGCGCCGACCTGCTCGTGCTCGCCCGCGACGGCGACCGGGCCCGCCTGGGCCCGCACAGTCTGGGCCCGGCGGGGCGGTTCGTCGTCGACCACGCGCCCTGTCCGGTACTGCTGGTCTGGCCGGAGTCGGCCCCGGACGTCACGACCTTGCCGCCGCCTCCGCCGCACCACCCCTAG
- a CDS encoding helix-turn-helix domain-containing protein, whose protein sequence is MPVRADALPEPAVPSPPPGLVTIGRYDQRPGYRVHRPHGSDSRLFTWTTAGRGSLRQGATGTTAGAGDLVVLGPGVPHRYGVQPGADHWAFWWTHCRARPSWDRWLRPYALGDGVYAVRSARSRERIASAFRRMLADARWTGDGEPPDGAEPGAGVVAVAHGAAARELALCSLEEIVLLATARAERGRPGTDARVLRAEALIAADPGAAHTVRSLAAAVALSPSRFAHLFTEQLGRSPMRALREARLLHAARLLEATGLPVERVAAASGFTSAPHFHRAFRQHYGTPPGGYRRAVR, encoded by the coding sequence ATGCCCGTGCGTGCCGACGCCCTGCCCGAGCCTGCTGTCCCGTCCCCGCCGCCGGGCCTGGTGACCATCGGGCGCTACGACCAGCGACCGGGCTACCGCGTCCACCGCCCGCACGGCAGCGACAGCCGGCTGTTCACCTGGACCACGGCCGGACGCGGGAGCCTTCGGCAGGGCGCGACCGGGACGACGGCCGGCGCGGGCGACCTGGTCGTCCTGGGACCCGGCGTACCGCACCGCTACGGCGTCCAACCGGGCGCGGACCACTGGGCGTTCTGGTGGACCCACTGCCGGGCCAGGCCGTCCTGGGACCGGTGGCTGCGGCCGTACGCCCTCGGCGACGGGGTGTACGCCGTGCGCTCCGCGCGGAGCCGGGAACGCATCGCTTCGGCGTTCCGGCGGATGCTCGCCGACGCCCGCTGGACGGGGGACGGAGAGCCGCCCGACGGCGCCGAACCCGGCGCGGGCGTGGTCGCGGTCGCGCACGGCGCCGCGGCCAGGGAACTGGCCCTGTGCTCCCTGGAGGAGATCGTGCTGCTCGCCACCGCCCGGGCGGAGCGCGGCCGGCCCGGGACGGACGCCCGGGTGCTGCGGGCGGAGGCGCTGATCGCCGCCGACCCGGGCGCCGCGCACACCGTCCGCTCGCTGGCCGCGGCGGTCGCGCTCTCGCCGTCGCGGTTCGCCCACCTCTTCACCGAGCAGCTCGGCCGCTCCCCGATGCGGGCGCTGCGCGAGGCCCGGCTGCTGCACGCGGCGCGCCTCCTGGAGGCCACCGGGCTCCCGGTGGAACGGGTGGCCGCGGCCTCCGGATTCACCAGCGCCCCGCACTTCCACCGGGCCTTCCGGCAGCACTACGGGACCCCTCCGGGCGGCTACCGCCGCGCCGTCCGCTGA
- a CDS encoding phytanoyl-CoA dioxygenase family protein, with protein MTVTDRSGRRPRAWEHEFTENGFVVVRGLFTGAEIDELCAEFAALHAAGPVPGHFEPRPTRTGDPADPLHGHPRVMHPHRVNALSRRRLLDPRLREILEVLLGEEVLAAQSMFYFKPPGARGQALHQDNFYLRVEPGTCVAAWIACDTIDRGNGGLEVVPGTHRMELFCPQEADEELSFVREYVPPPPGLAAVPVDMAPGDVLFFNGSLVHGSGPNRSADRFRRCFIGHYVGRSTARVGGHYRTLTMSGEPVALPESEGAGPCGDEFSAVSPH; from the coding sequence ATGACGGTCACGGACAGGAGCGGGCGGCGCCCGCGCGCGTGGGAGCACGAGTTCACGGAGAACGGCTTCGTGGTGGTCCGCGGGCTGTTCACCGGCGCCGAGATCGACGAGTTGTGCGCGGAGTTCGCGGCGCTGCACGCCGCCGGGCCGGTGCCGGGGCACTTCGAGCCCCGCCCGACGCGGACCGGCGACCCGGCCGACCCCCTGCACGGGCACCCCCGGGTGATGCATCCGCACCGCGTCAACGCGCTGTCCCGGCGCAGGCTGCTCGATCCCCGGCTGCGGGAGATCCTCGAAGTCCTGCTGGGCGAGGAGGTCCTGGCCGCGCAGAGCATGTTCTACTTCAAACCGCCCGGTGCCCGAGGCCAGGCGCTGCACCAGGACAACTTCTATCTGCGGGTGGAGCCGGGCACCTGCGTGGCCGCCTGGATCGCCTGCGACACGATCGACCGGGGCAACGGCGGTCTGGAGGTCGTGCCGGGCACCCACCGGATGGAACTCTTCTGCCCCCAGGAGGCGGACGAGGAGCTGTCCTTCGTGCGCGAGTACGTGCCGCCGCCGCCCGGTCTGGCGGCCGTGCCGGTCGACATGGCGCCGGGTGACGTGCTGTTCTTCAACGGCAGTCTGGTGCACGGATCGGGTCCCAACCGCAGTGCCGACCGCTTCCGCCGCTGCTTCATCGGCCACTACGTCGGGCGGTCCACGGCCCGCGTCGGCGGCCACTACCGCACCCTGACGATGAGCGGCGAGCCGGTCGCCCTGCCGGAGAGCGAGGGCGCCGGCCCGTGCGGCGACGAGTTCTCCGCCGTGTCCCCCCACTGA
- a CDS encoding alpha/beta fold hydrolase, translating to MNGDRIELAVHDHGGDGPPLLLLHGAGRTLADWAAVAPLLTSRHRVLAVDLRGHGLSPSGTWSLPRVIEDIEGVLKEYGLPGALPVGHSLGGMVAVRYALDHPRVTPGAANLDGYGWGRPDQYVDLDPAQVAERLVQVRKSATAALPGLPLPVDGLQTLLAQQRALSGQLGVPYELLEAALLRSVGHAPDGRLELRPRREHALEMLAEIDSLDLFALFARMDRPLLLGRALRPVPPVPGKEWFDDLMTAYGKGLTRDLAALAEQRAQVRVVGIDGTHAMLLENPGAVADAILAFAAEALTGSPSAPLRYALPEPGE from the coding sequence ATGAACGGAGACCGTATCGAACTGGCCGTCCACGACCACGGGGGCGACGGCCCGCCGCTGCTCCTGCTGCATGGAGCCGGCCGCACGCTGGCCGACTGGGCCGCCGTCGCCCCGCTCCTGACCTCCCGTCACCGGGTGCTCGCCGTCGACCTGCGCGGACACGGTCTCTCGCCCTCCGGGACCTGGAGCCTGCCCCGGGTGATCGAGGACATCGAAGGGGTCCTAAAGGAGTACGGTCTCCCCGGCGCGCTCCCGGTCGGACACTCGCTCGGCGGGATGGTCGCGGTGCGGTACGCGCTGGACCATCCACGGGTCACGCCCGGCGCGGCGAACCTGGACGGATACGGCTGGGGCCGCCCCGACCAGTACGTGGACCTCGACCCGGCGCAGGTCGCCGAACGGCTCGTCCAGGTACGGAAGTCGGCGACGGCGGCACTGCCCGGGCTCCCGCTGCCGGTCGACGGCCTGCAGACACTGCTCGCCCAGCAGCGCGCCCTGTCCGGACAACTCGGCGTCCCCTACGAACTGTTGGAGGCGGCACTGCTGCGTTCGGTGGGCCACGCCCCGGACGGGCGGCTGGAGTTGAGGCCACGGCGTGAGCACGCGCTGGAGATGCTGGCGGAGATCGACTCGCTCGACCTGTTCGCCCTCTTCGCGCGGATGGACCGCCCGCTGCTGCTCGGGCGCGCGCTGCGCCCCGTACCCCCGGTCCCGGGCAAGGAGTGGTTCGACGACCTGATGACGGCCTACGGGAAGGGGCTCACCAGGGATCTCGCCGCACTGGCCGAGCAGCGGGCCCAGGTGCGCGTCGTCGGGATCGACGGCACGCACGCGATGCTCCTCGAGAACCCCGGCGCGGTCGCGGACGCGATCCTCGCCTTCGCCGCCGAAGCGCTCACCGGATCGCCCTCGGCCCCTCTCCGGTACGCGCTGCCCGAACCGGGGGAGTGA
- a CDS encoding endo alpha-1,4 polygalactosaminidase translates to MPVKRVLRAAGPGAATALVALVTLVSCASAPAKSTQHRHGSPGPSPRTVRLPPLHAGFDYQIGGAYRPPSGVGIVSRDRTATPAPGLYNICYVNAFQVQPGEERDWPADLLLRDAHGEVVVDRDWDEALLDIGTPDKRERVAARVGRWIDGCADKGFDAVEPDNYDSYTRSRHLLGADDATAFITLLSARAHARHLAIGQKNTAELAGLRARTGLDFAVAEECGEYDECGTYANAFHDRVVVIEYTDSGLRKARARYGKRLSIVRRDVDVSTPGSADYVRRTR, encoded by the coding sequence ATGCCCGTCAAACGTGTTCTCCGCGCCGCCGGTCCGGGGGCGGCCACCGCCCTGGTGGCGCTCGTGACACTGGTGAGCTGTGCTTCCGCACCGGCGAAGAGCACCCAGCACAGGCACGGGTCCCCGGGTCCGAGCCCACGGACCGTGCGGCTCCCCCCGCTCCACGCGGGATTCGACTACCAGATCGGCGGCGCCTACCGGCCGCCGTCGGGTGTCGGCATCGTCAGCCGCGACCGTACGGCGACGCCCGCGCCCGGCCTGTACAACATCTGCTACGTCAACGCCTTCCAGGTCCAGCCGGGCGAGGAACGGGACTGGCCCGCCGACCTGCTGCTGCGGGACGCGCACGGCGAGGTGGTCGTCGACCGCGACTGGGACGAGGCACTGCTCGACATCGGTACCCCGGACAAGCGCGAACGGGTGGCCGCGCGGGTCGGCCGGTGGATCGACGGCTGCGCCGACAAGGGTTTCGACGCGGTGGAGCCGGACAACTACGACAGCTACACCCGCTCCCGCCATCTGCTGGGCGCCGACGACGCCACCGCGTTCATCACGCTGCTCTCCGCCCGCGCGCACGCCCGCCACCTCGCCATCGGGCAGAAGAACACCGCGGAGCTGGCCGGGCTGAGGGCACGGACCGGCCTCGACTTCGCGGTGGCGGAGGAGTGCGGCGAGTACGACGAGTGCGGCACGTACGCGAACGCGTTCCACGACCGGGTCGTCGTCATCGAGTACACCGACAGCGGGCTGCGCAAGGCCCGCGCACGGTACGGGAAAAGGCTGAGCATCGTGCGCCGGGACGTGGACGTCTCGACCCCGGGCAGCGCGGACTACGTTCGCCGGACGCGTTGA